One Meriones unguiculatus strain TT.TT164.6M chromosome 5, Bangor_MerUng_6.1, whole genome shotgun sequence DNA segment encodes these proteins:
- the Gpr27 gene encoding probable G-protein coupled receptor 27: protein MANASEPGGGGGGGGAEAAALGLRLATLSLLLCVSLAGNVLFALLIVRERSLHRAPYYLLLDLCLADGLRALACLPAVMLAARRAAAAAGTPPGALGCKLLAFLAALFCFHAAFLLLGVGVTRYLAIAHHRFYAERLAGWPCAAMLVCAAWALALAAAFPPVLDGGGADDEDAPCALEQRPDGAPGALGFLLLLAAVVGATHLVYLRLLFFIHDRRKMRPARLVPAVSHDWTFHGPGATGQAAANWTAGFGRGPTPPALVGIRPAGPGRGARRLLVLEEFKTEKRLCKMFYAITLLFLLLWGPYVVASYLRVLVRPSAVPQAYLTASVWLTFAQAGINPVVCFLFNRELRDCFRAQFPCCQSPQATQATLPCDLKGIGL from the coding sequence ATGGCGAACGCTAGCGAGccgggaggcggcggcggcggcggcggggccgAGGCGGCCGCGCTGGGCCTCAGGCTGGCCACGCTCAGCCTGCTGCTGTGTGTGAGCCTGGCCGGCAACGTGCTGTTTGCGCTGCTCATCGTGCGGGAGCGCAGCCTGCACCGCGCGCCTTACTACCTGCTGCTCGACCTGTGCCTGGCCGACGGGCTGCGCGCGCTCGCCTGCCTCCCGGCCGTCATGCTGGCGGCGCGGCGCGCGGCGGCCGCGGCGGGGACGCCTCCCGGCGCGCTGGGCTGCAAGCTGCTGGCCTTCCTGGCCGCGCTCTTCTGCTTCCACGCGGCCTTCCTGCTGCTGGGCGTGGGCGTCACCCGCTACCTGGCCATCGCGCACCACCGCTTCTACGCCGAGCGCCTGGCCGGCTGGCCGTGCGCCGCGATGCTGGTGTGCGCCGCCTGGGCGCTGGCTCTGGCCGCGGCCTTCCCGCCGGTGCTGGACGGCGGGGGCGCGGACGACGAGGACGCGCCGTGCGCCCTGGAGCAGCGGCCCGACGGCGCCCCGGGGGCGCTGggtttcctgctgctgctggccgcGGTGGTGGGCGCCACGCACCTCGTCTACCTCCGCCTGCTCTTCTTCATCCACGACCGGCGCAAGATGCGGCCCGCGCGCCTGGTGCCCGCCGTCAGCCACGACTGGACCTTCCACGGCCCGGGCGCCACCGGCCAGGCGGCCGCCAACTGGACGGCGGGCTTCGGTCGCGGGCCCACGCCGCCTGCGCTCGTGGGCATCAGGCCTGCAGGCCCGGGCCGCGGCGCCCGGCGCCTCCTGGTGCTGGAGGAGTTCAAGACCGAGAAGAGGCTGTGCAAGATGTTCTACGCCATCACGCTgctcttcctgctcctctgggGCCCCTACGTGGTGGCCAGTTACCTGCGCGTCCTGGTGCGGCCGAGCGCCGTCCCGCAGGCCTACCTGACAGCCTCGGTGTGGCTGACGTTCGCGCAGGCCGGCATCAACCCCGTGGTGTGCTTCCTCTTCAACCGGGAGCTGAGGGACTGTTTCCGAGCTCAGTTTCCCTGCTGCCAGAGCCCGCAGGCCACGCAGGCCACCCTCCCCTGCGACCTGAAAGGCATCGGTTTGTGA